The Bicyclus anynana chromosome 4, ilBicAnyn1.1, whole genome shotgun sequence genome window below encodes:
- the LOC112049178 gene encoding uncharacterized protein LOC112049178 isoform X3, translating to MSWMKRPQGPRPEGQPYSAAQPYGNQQSMYPNYQGTPAAAQQQQTWQQQQQPQYNQQYSQVYQTQPFVSSSNQMFQQQQYNQNYTNQNQNQNFDNIQGYQPNYFHNQAPQQPKFTQNESSDTWEDNWDWGWDEASKQQSAASQVSQQAAQAHTLNNANVIEESFASTQSWNWSMEDQKEKEQQQVPVQNIQSHNQSVNSDNTNAANVINHNIGISEPSSQHRVSDVPSQGNSNEVKNLSDKEVVKEHLPNLALGKRFNLENLTPQWSIESQMSQDSSDGPLTQSEGTYRSENQSRNSSKSSPGPNTDTSNFNYSLSGFNEMSVTNTEISKHTDDSTSSNTHNNRRENYDELANSVQEMSIANNENQANAAANVSVRSSETLRENQQPILPPLPSVSPSMSNQYIHQPTMVAPPSSHMPQTSSIAANPLPNNAGPPAQVLPSNLPPPPSSMITSSNMPTSLSSMSHPPPTSFPTSTQNPFKSASPFSHKNIPKIPTQSQPQSFPPQVPNSNLASPAVITQILQQDRLSTSFGANLETTPDNSERPDQPQMTNYRSIPISHQVPDNLEVAPQNDRNEYLQTAHLSSSDYGENTDFSRNIPPPGLRRMGVGQQEAEYNQGLNVSGDEPPPGLARMVPGQQTEVDNSYNRVGDDDYMDRRIDGQPMDDGGRPYRRADGQQTPDYAQASTNRSGDRRPIGLDRMVPGEPSNEEYIQYQTSSFVGANEHRVVTGVDHDYPVATDAGPSDVREQNVDGSDYTEPTPRNPSRSIIGVRDASNATSPDFSLSVDDQQREITMEGENLQDLSSVSAVDVPFARDPPYEGSTSNVAEAPRDRSHDAADAAEYPTSNSRRQSVNCITSGEDSGRDRAYKASPRKDREKSKPKDRERDRDRDRDRDKDRGRYSRGDRKYDRESERRPGRDERRSEAARGWERERRHRDESPDARRHRRSTRSHRYETEDTDYYSDRERDRRQHREGSYTSSKPPRDDKGRRYDERERGERRRHNTMERDRRYDDERTRRSERPADAARRERDRERDRFEHRYRDIDPNKYASLRRHKEYKDDDERRKGEAYSSGSRAGSREATATDEEAEEPRRRAPREQRRRHRYHHYYKGYEAGAGAGAGGAAWDEAMEAQRRQYEYYERLRRTDPAAYMRIYKQLLAPGLYGHAPYADAAGYATLGYEARAEERGSVHSGRSSANGLKPTDTYYGRARDAASMRTDFSDRELTTDMSLNLHLEESTVRSERMTPFKYSTAHVKGALSARALLVVRAGYPVDGRAPALSVLPLAQLLQRDPQAAELAAYPGPLIKGVTHKKSVVEYCERRARDSAGGGPDAPGHALLWDLLALLLRQNGVVVGSDLAELLMKNAKEFQYDSAPAASNESGGSPQPAARAAEGEAGEREARSPPLPCPLPDDTLVEEEEEKPDERQALDRFRELLIYGNRQEALEWAMRRGLWAHALALAAHGERRARAAVSARFVASLCAADPLHSLYTALALRAPPAARWRDWRPHAAILLANPSARPDHDTRALTQLGDSLSARGLPWSAQFCYLSAGVPFAPHPLAPLQRARAAAAPRLALLLADPRADSLPRLATNRAIFATEIYEYALSLGQDFALPELAPYKLALGARLADCGQPERALGYAEAAARAVAREPARHSAALAAAVARLAERLKYCDPALQDDAADDAPDAPDEESPRHQQWLRDVHALAQRLEAEASQQSTPQHEAQPTGDAGDQYGWAEQTVQQQQYAAPQQQYAAPQPVAQQYADPVADAADYAHYPPPQDAPAYQPYEAPEYQPEQHYAGYDEPQQHYEPYWQHDSQYAYREPAPPPRAAAPPPGLRRRLAAPRPAPPPAPPPAAPPHRARRATPPALPRTETWRERSTPDAEVPDRRPCAVAPDSQRRPAAPAPQTVPSPIRAQKTDLEVHDSATLPENRHNSRENNPFLDISPDRHPVARGTPLIQRARFRSSCDRESLRSCDSCGSRVRAGAPSGDALVPRRRCTSRYGTVVGDTVESWARAAAQQRANRPLVFGGTYPIDEPTRALGPGDSPADEATSERKPEPSPPPSRESVHTPKPRTESADRGAGSSTELIIDPEAHRRKLRETIEQSVEKFEAMLALKGIGGLKREKSVLTFAIDEPLDPWGDEDALPKDDDVRYFVTSHKTFDIDEPVSI from the exons ATGTCGTGGATGAAGCGGCCGCAGGGGCCCCGGCCCGAGGGGCAGCCGTACTCCGCCGCCCAG CCATATGGGAACCAACAGAGTATGTATCCAAACTATCAAGGGACGCCGGCTGCTGCACAGCAACAGCAGACGtggcagcagcagcagcagcctCAGTACAACCAGCAGTACAGTCAAGTGTACCAGACACAACCCTTCGTCAGTAGCTCTAATCAGATGTTTCAACAACAACAATACAACCAAAATTACACCAATCAGAATCAAAATCAGAATTTTGATAACATTCAAGGTTATCAGCCAAACTACTTTCACAACCAAGCACCTCAGCAACCAAAATTCACCCAAAATGAAAGCTCAGACACCTGGGAAGACAATTGGGACTGGGGCTGGGACGAAGCATCTAAACAACAGAGCGCAGCTAGCCAAGTCTCTCAGCAGGCTGCACAGGCACACACACTCAACAATGCTAATGTGATAGAAGAAAGTTTTGCCTCCACTCAAAGTTGGAACTGGTCTATGGAAGACCAAAAAGAAAAGGAGCAGCAGCAGGTGCCAGTTCAAAACATTCAATCACACAATCAATCAGTGAATTCAGACAACACCAATGCTGCTAATGTCATCAATCATAATATAGGAATTAGTGAACCAAGCTCACAACACAGGGTGAGTGACGTCCCCTCTCAGGGCAATTCTAatgaagtaaaaaatttaaGCGATAAAGAAGTTGTGAAGGAACATTTACCTAACTTAGCACTAGGGAAGcgttttaatttagaaaatttaacaCCACAGTGGTCCATTGAGTCTCAAATGTCACAGGATTCCAGCGACGGTCCACTCACACAGTCAGAAGGCACATATAGAAGTGAAAATCAATCACGAAACTCTAGCAAGAGCAGTCCCGGCCCCAACACTGACACTTCTAActttaattattcattgtcaggATTCAATGAAATGAGTGTCACAAATACTGAGATATCCAAGCATACAGATGACTCAACCTCATCTAATACACATAACAATAGAAGGGAAAACTATGATGAGTTAGCTAACTCTGTGCAAGAAATGTCTATAGCTAACAATGAAAACCAAGCCAATGCAGCTGCAAATGTCAGTGTTCGCAGCAGTGAAACATTGAGGGAGAACCAGCAACCAATATTGCCACCCTTGCCCTCAGTGTCACCGTCCATGTCAAACCAATATATCCATCAACCCACAATGGTGGCCCCTCCCTCGTCCCACATGCCTCAAACCTCATCCATAGCTGCAAATCCTTTGCCGAACAATGCCGGACCACCTGCGCAAGTGTTACCATCTAACTTGCCACCACCACCATCTTCGATGATCACCTCCAGTAATATgccaacatcattatcatcaatgtcacatcctcctcctacaagTTTTCCGACATCCACTCAAAATCCATTTAAAAGTGCATCACCTTTTTCACACAAGAACATTCCCAAAATACCTACCCAATCTCAACCACAATCTTTCCCACCGCAAGTACCTAACAGCAACCTAGCTTCTCCGGCTGTCATTACTCAAATCCTTCAACAAGACAGACTCTCAACAAGTTTTGGGGCTAATTTGGAAACTACTCCGGACAACTCTGAGAGACCTGATCAACCTCAGATGACAAATTACAGATCAATACCTATTTCCCATCAAGTTCCTGATAATTTAGAAGTTGCACCACAAAATGACAGAAATGAGTACTTGCAGACGGCGCATCTCTCCAGCAGTGACTATGGAGAAAACACTGACTTCAGTCGAAATATTCCTCCGCCGGGTCTGAGGAGAATGGGAGTGGGGCAGCAGGAGGCTGAATACAACCAGGGTTTGAACGTGTCGGGCGATGAACCTCCTCCAGGCTTAGCGCGAATGGTACCGGGGCAGCAAACGGAAGTCGACAACTCTTACAACCGAGTGGGCGACGACGATTATATGGACCGTCGAATAGAcggtcagccgatggacgacggCGGCCGACCGTACAGGCGAGCCGACGGCCAGCAGACCCCGGACTACGCGCAAGCCTCTACGAATCGCAGCGGCGACAGAAGGCCCATTGGATTAGACAGAATGGTTCCCGGGGAACCGAGCAACGAGGAGTATATACAGTACCAAACTTCTAGTTTCGTCGGAGCGAACGAGCACAGAGTCGTGACCGGAGTAGATCACGACTACCCCGTCGCGACGGACGCGGGCCCGTCGGACGTCCGGGAACAAAACGTCGATGGCTCCGACTACACGGAACCGACACCCAGAAATCCCTCCCGAAGTATAATCGGCGTCCGAGATGCCAGCAATGCCACGTCGCCGGACTTCAGTCTGTCTGTGGACGATCAACAGAGAGAGATCACGATGGAGGGTGAAAATTTACAGGACCTCAGCTCCGTGTCGGCAGTAGACGTTCCGTTTGCACGCGACCCGCCGTACGAAGGATCCACTTCTAACGTCGCGGAAGCGCCCAGGGACCGCAGTCACGACGCCGCCGATGCCGCCGAGTATCCGACGAGTAATTCGCGCAGGCAGTCTGTGAATTGCATCACGTCAGGGGAAGACTCCGGCAGAGATCGAGCTTACAAAGCGTCCCCGAGGAAGGACAGAGAGAAAAGCAAACCTAAAGATCGGGAGAGAGACCGGGACCGGGACAGGGACAGGGATAAAGACAGAGGAAGATACTCTCGCGGCGACAGGAAGTACGATCGCGAGTCGGAGAGGCGGCCCGGCCGGGACGAGCGGCGCTCCGAGGCGGCGCGCGGCTGGGAGCGCGAGCGGCGGCACCGGGACGAGAGCCCCGACGCCCGGCGCCACCGCCGCAGCACGCGCAGCCACCGCTACGAAACCGAGGACACTGATTACTACAGTGACCGAGAGAGAGATCGCAG ACAGCACAGAGAGGGTTCATACACATCATCGAAGCCGCCGCGCGACGACAAGGGCCGCCGGTACGACGAGCGCGAGCGCGGCGAGCGCAGGCGACACAACACGATGGAGCGCGACCGGCGGTACGACGACGAACGAACGCGCCGCAGCGAGCGCCCGGCCGACGCGGCGCGACGCGAGCGCGACCGGGAGCGCGACCGCTTCGAGCACCGCTACAGGGACATCGACCCCAACAAGTACGCCTCCTTGCGGCGACACAAGGAATACAAAGATGACGATGAACGAAGAAAAG GCGAGGCGTACTCGTCCGGCTCGCGCGCCGGCTCGCGCGAGGCCACGGCCACGGACGAGGAGGCGGAGGAGCCCCGCCGCCGCGCGCCCCGCGAGCAGCGCCGCCGCCACCGCTACCATCACTACTACAAAG GGTAcgaggcgggcgcgggcgcaggcgcgggcggcgcggcctGGGACGAGGCTATGGAGGCGCAGCGGCGGCAGTACGAGTACTACGAGCGGCTGCGGCGCACCGACCCCGCCGCCTACATGCGCATATACAAGCAGCTGCTGGCGCCCGGCCTGTACGGGCACGCGCCCTACGCCGACG CGGCAGGCTACGCTACGCTGGGCTACGAGGCGCGCGCGGAGGAGCGCGGCAGCGTGCACTCGGGCCGCTCCAGCGCCAACGGGCTCAAGCCGACCGACAC GTACTACGGGCGCGCGCGCGACGCGGCCTCCATGCGCACTGACTTCTCCGACAG GGAGCTGACGACGGACATGTCGCTCAACTTACATTTGGAGGAGTCCACGGTGCGCTCCGAGCGCATGACGCCCTTCAAGTACTCCACCGCGCACGTCAAG GGGGCGCTGAGCGCGCGCGCGCTGCTGGTGGTGCGCGCCGGGTACCCGGTGGACGGGCGCGCGCCGGCGCTGTCGGTGCTGCCGCTGGCGCAGCTGCTGCAGCGCGACCCGCAGGCGGCCGAGCTGGCAGCCTACCCCGGACCGCTCATTAAGG GAGTGACGCATAAGAAGAGCGTGGTGGAGTACTgcgagcggcgcgcgcgcgaCTCGGCCGGCGGCGGCCCGGACGCGCCCGGCCACGCGCTGCTGTGGGACCTGCTGGCGCTGCTGCTGCGGCAGAACGGG GTGGTGGTGGGCTCCGACCTGGCGGAGCTGCTGATGAAGAACGCGAAGGAGTTCCAGTACGACAGCGCGCCCGCCGCCAGCAACG AGAGTGGCGGCTCGCCGCAgccggcggcgcgggcggcggagGGCGAGGCGGGCGAGCGGGAGGCGCGCTCCCCCCCGCTGCCCTGCCCGCTGCCCGACGACACGT TggtggaggaggaggaggagaagCCGGACGAGCGGCAGGCGCTGGACCGCTTCCGGGAGCTGCTGATCTACGGCAACCGCCAGGAGGCGCTGG AGTGGGCCATGCGGCGCGGGCTGTGGGCGCACGCGCTGGCGCTGGCGGCGCAcggcgagcggcgcgcgcgGGCCGCCGTCAGCGCGCGCTTCGTGGCCTCGCTGTGCGCCGCCGACCCGCTGCACTCGCTGTACACGGCGCTGGCcctgcgcgcgccgcccgccgcgcgctgGCGCGACTGGCGCCCGCACGCCGCCATCCTGCTGGCCAACCCATCCGCGCGCCCCGACCACGACACGCGCGCGCTCACGCAGCTCG GCGACTCGCTGAGCGCACGCGGGCTGCCGTGGTCGGCGCAGTTCTGCTACCTGTCGGCCGGCGTGCCGTTCGCGCCGCACCCGCTGGCGCCGCTGCAGCGCGCGCGCGcggccgccgcgccgcgcctgGCGCTGCTGCTGGCCGACCCGCGCGCCGACTCGCTGCCGCGCCTCGCCACCAACCGCGCCATCTTCGCCACCGAGATCTACGAGTACGCGCTGTCGCTGGGCCAGGACTTCGCGCTGCCCGAGCTGGCGCCGTACAAGCTGGCGCTGGGCGCGCGGCTGGCGGACTGCGGGCAGCCCGAGCGCGCGCTGGGCTACGCggaggcggcggcgcgcgccgtGGCCCGCGAGCCGGCGCGCCACTCCGCCGCGCTGGCGGCCGCCGTGGCGCGCCTGGCCGAGCGCCTCAAGTACTGCGACCCCGCGCTGCAGGACGACGCGGCGGACGACGCGCCCGACGCGCCCGACGAGGAGTCGCCGCGCCACCAGCAGTGGCTGCGCGACGTGCACGCGCTGGCGCAGCGCCTCGAG GCCGAGGCATCGCAGCAGAGCACGCCGCAGCACGAGGCGCAGCCCACCGGCGACGCCGGAGACCAGTACGGCTGGGCGGAACAG ACTGTGCAGCAGCAGCAGTACGCGGCGCCGCAGCAGCAGTACGCGGCGCCGCAGCCGGTGGCGCAGCAGTACGCGGACCCCGTGGCGGACGCGGCCGACTACGCGCACTACCCGCCGCCGCAGGACGCGCCCGCGTACCAGCCCTACGAGGCGCCGGAGTACCAGCCCGAGCAGCACTACGCCGGCTACGACGAGCCGCAGCAGCACTACGAGCCCTACTGGCAGCACGACTCGCAGTACGCCTACAGAGAG CCCGCGCCGCccccgcgcgccgccgcgccccCGCCCGGCCTGCGCCGCCGCCTCGCCGCgccgcgccccgcgccgccgcccgccccgccgcccgccgcgccgccgcaccGAGCGAGGAGAGCCACACCTCCCGCCTTGCCGAGGACGGAGACCTGGCGCGAACGCTCCACACCCGACGCGGAGGTACCCGACCGGAGGCCCTGTGCGGTGGCGCCCGACTCGCAGCGCcggcccgccgcgcccgccccTCAAACCGTCCCGTCGCCGATACGCGCACAGAAGACCGACTTGGAGGTACACGACTCTGCAACCCTTCCCGAAAATCGCCACAACAGCCGTGAAAATAACCCCTTTCTAGATATCTCCCCTGACCGTCACCCGGTCGCGCGCGGCACGCCTCTGATCCAGCGAGCGAGGTTCCGAAGCTCCTGTGACCGCGAGTCGCTCCGCAGCTGCGACTCCTGCGGCTCCCGCGTGCGGGCCGGCGCGCCGAGCGGCGACGCCCTGGTGCCGCGGAGACGCTGCACCTCCCGCTACGGCACCGTGGTGGGGGACACGGTCGAGTCGTgggcgcgcgccgccgcgcaGCAGCGGGCGAACAGGCCCCTGGTGTTCGGGGGTACGTACCCCATAGACGAGCCGACTCGTGCCCTCGGGCCCGGGGACTCGCCCGCCGACGAGGCGACGTCGGAACGGAAACCGGAGCCCAGTCCCCCGCCGTCGCGAGAATCCGTACACACTCCCAAACCCAGAACCGAGAGCGCCGATCGCGGCGCCGGCTCGTCGACCGAGCTGATAATCGACCCCGAGGCGCACCGCCGCAAGCTGCGGGAGACCATAGAGCAGAGCGTTGAGAAGTTTGAGGCGATGTTGGCTTTGAAAGGAATCGGCGGCTTGAAAAGGGAAAAAAGCGTTCTCACGTTCGCCATAGACGAGCCGCTGGACCCCTGGGGGGACGAGGACGCGCTGCCCAAGGACGACGACGTGAGATATTTTGTCACCTCGCACAAGACTTTCGACATTGACGAACCCGTTTCTATCTAA